A stretch of DNA from Phaeodactylum tricornutum CCAP 1055/1 chromosome 29, whole genome shotgun sequence:
AGGGAAGATGGGGGCGCAGACGATGAAGCGACGATGCTTTGTGCTGAGGAAGGCTGCAAAGTGACCCCGGAAGGAGGTGAGCTATTCGTTGGGAAACGTGTTGATTGCGTGAACGTGGGTGTGGATGTCTCCCCTTCAAATGTTGGGCTCTCAGTAGAAGGCGTAAACGTTGGTGCAGATGTCTCACCGTCAAATGGTGGGGCTTCAGTTGGAGACGAAGTCGGACTTTGCATCACTTCTATGGTGGGGAGCTGAGAAGGCGGCTCGGACCCTTCCAGTGTAGGCGCCGATGAGGTTGTAGGCATTATAGTGGGGGTATTGGATGCGATTTCTGTCGGAAAACTGGTCACAGCAGATGACGTTGGAACATCAGAGACAAGCGGCCTAGCAGAAGGTCCTATAGACATTGTTGGCACACTTGAAGGTGTGTCGGAAGCGACTTCCATTGGTACCGTGCTCTCGACGAGGGTCGGTGCGGTCGTCGTAAAAGGTGTTGGAGCTGAAGTCACTTGCTCATCCGCCCGACAGCTGACTTGGTCGGCCCAAACTCCGCACCGCGTGTTACACAAGGCAGTAATGAAACAGTTTGCCTCTCCAGTATTCTCCAAAACGAGGCGCTCGCCAGGCGCTTGACAAACTTGCGTTTGAGTTGAATTAATGTAGTTCAGAGACGAAGTAGAGCTGGAAGTCCCGCTGACGAAGACTGCCGCATCCACTTCACTGTCTACAATACAATTTCGACTCATACCCACATCGCTTtcattgaaaacaaaaaaaaccGACTATAGAGAAAAGGGATGCCATTAAATGTATAAGACCGCAAAGACTCAGCACATCCTAAAAAGTGGCAAACACGTGTACTTACTGACATTGTGCCCACCCCTGATACCTGCACGCGAGAAGCTGTAGCGGCTGAATTTATGGCGATTAGAACGGTGCTAGGTCTATCTCGATTCTGTTAGAAAATCCAAACTGGGTAAGAAGCTGGTGTCCTGCTCACTGTCGATGAAGATTTTTCAAGTCTCTTACAATATTGAGTGAACCCAACGAATCAGCGACTTCGATCGAATCCACGTTTATTTGAGAACCGGTTGAGGCGAGAAACAAATGCTCTGACCCCGCGTTGTCGCGAAAGGTAGAGTTGGTGACGGAAACATCAGAAAGACCTCTCGAAGCAACACCAGTCCACAGCTCCGGCATTTGGTTGTTGACAACGTTAAGTCCAGAAATCGCCACCGACGCCATCATTGAGTCGAAAATCGCTGACATACTGCCCATTCTTTGCACGTCAATTACAGCAGCAGTCGTTTGAGCGCGGTTGGTAGTAGAAAACAAAGTCTGCACAGGGTATTGAAAACGGTGAGTAAGATTTTGTCGGTAATAAATGGAGAGCCATGCAAATGGAGAATCGTACCTCGATGTCACTGCTAGAGACGGTGACGCTACGAATTATTGATGCTGCCCCGTTGGATGATGATACGATGGAAGCAGCATCAAGATTTACGACATCGAGGCCGTTGATTGCGAGTTCCCCTCCTTCATTTGCAAATATCGAGCCGCTTGGCGGTGAGCCAACTTCTAGGTTTCGCACAGCCCCACGAGTAACTTCTAGTGAAAACGGGTTGTTCTGGTCGCCATTTTGCTGAAGCGTAGCGAAACTGCTTCCGCTCATctggacgaaaaagaaggacgTGAGTAGAGCAGAACAAAAATCAGTCGTGTTGCGTTAAGGGTACCTACCAAGAAAGTAGGGTCATTAAGAATCACTGTCGTAGTCGAGTCAGCGCCTCCCGCAATGGCAGACGTTCCAAACTGTGAAAAAGTTACACCAGCAAATCCAACGGTTTCGATGGGATAGCCTGCAACTGTTGAGTCTTCGATCAGGACTTGATTTTGTCCGTTTGAGATGGAGCAACTGTCTTGAGATGAACCAGTTGCTCCACAGACGAATTGCGCTCCACTGAGCACTGGAGTTAGCGTCTCATTTGCCGCATCGAATACTTGATTTGGACATAGTGTAAATGTATAGGATGAGAGCGCGGATTCAACTCCTTCGGACTGAATTCTATCTCTCTCGGCCTCCATATCATTATTCAAAGCTTCAATTGATACGTAGCCCGTAACATCCGGAGATTGGGGACACTGAACAGCCGAGTTAAACTGTGACGAGACATGAATCGCCCCTGAAAATACCAGAAGTGTTGTTAGTACTCTTCGTGCCATGGATGTATTTTGATGACACATTTTGCTTCTGACGGAAGCGAGTATGCGATAAAATAATGAATAAAAAATGAAAGATTGTGAGAGAGTGCCCAGCCTCGATTTGGTCTCTTGTTTAGCAGTCGTGAAGGAGCGAAGGAACTTGGCAACAAGAATGAATTCCGAATCCCAACGCCAGACGAGCTTTTACAGTTTTTTTGGGTCATATAGGAATAAAATATTTTGGTCGGATGATTGAAAGTCTTATCAAAAATTAATTATGATATTGCCTCGTCGTATGTATTGATATTATGACATGTCGAATTTAGGTGGAAAAAGCCAGGCATATGTAAGTAAATCTTGTGACGGAGCTTGATCCGTTAGGGTCCTATTTTCAAAAACACCCAACACCGCTCTCCTCTCACAGTCATCAAATCATCCAGTCATCAAAATAGCCAGCAGGGCCATATTCATAATTCTAGGCGAGGAATATTGGAGTTATTTCTACAAGATTTCACGTTGCTCAGGCTTCAAAAGGAGAGCTACTCAATGACAGGAACTGCCCCTTTTAGTAAAGTCTAGTAGGATTGAGGCTCTGATTTATTGACTGTCAGAAAACGGGCTTGCAGGAGGTCGGCCCAATACCTGGCAACAATAAGCCGAACAATTCGTCGATCAGATTGAAAACTGATCTTGGAGCCGACGTTACTTATAGCATCTGcatcatcttcatcatcacCGTCTCTCTTCTCCGTGCTAGCAGGAGCACGTTCGAGTAATTTAGGACCCCCCAATGATCCAATTCGATCACATAGGACCCGTATTACATCTGGACAAAGATGCTCATCGTGGCTCGAAAAGTCTTTCAGAGTTAATCCTCCCCGTCGATTGAAAATCAAAGAATCCTCGAAAGTAGATTCGGCATCTCCCCTTCCGTCAGTCGGGTACCCAGTCAACGAAAAATGTGCAACTTGTTCTAATGTGGCGCAGAGGACAACTCCATAAGCCGAATGTATATTGTATTTTTGACGCAGTGTTTCCATTATTTCGCTGCGCGGTAGTTGAAGCATTCTTTTAAGCTTTTGTGTTCGGCACCAGCTTCGAAACGCGTCGGCGTGCTCATCCCAAAACTCTCGGTAGGCCTTCATTTCGCGTTTGAGCTTTTGACGCAATCGGACGCGATCCGCCCATACTTGGTCACGAAGATCGGTAGGCCACGGGTGATGTACCAGTGCTGCTTTCTCGGCGTTGGCCTGATCCGTGTCGAGATCTGACATGGCGTTGATGAGATCAACCGTTCCGTTCGGTAGAAAGTGGGCGAAACCACAGCACGCACAAGATCCTCCCGAAACGTAATCAAATAGAACGCGGTCAATGACCCATTCGTCGCTGAAGCGAGGCATGATTCACAATAAATTGAAGAGACGACTGAGGTGGCAACTTACATAAAAGCAGCCGGGGGTATAGTGTAAGAATAGAGACGGCAACGCTgcagtattgacagtgaataggATTATTTGTTTCGGATGTCCGCGAAACGCGATGCAGAGCAGAAGATGtatcgaaaagcaaaaagcgAAATTCTCATCGTTTGCCAATATTCCATTGCAATATCAAGATTGATGGAATGTGTTACCCTCTCAGCTTAGGAGTACACGCCGGTTGGTTTAGGTTGGTATCAAGTTTGGAAAGTTCATCGCGTGTTAACCGTAAAGAATCCTCATCCACATGACTAAAAAAAACAAATTGTTACGTTTCGGGCTTCGTGAGGGAAAGGCAAGTTGCTACGTGTCGAGCCGTCGATATAGATAGAATGGCGCAGGAGTCCCGCCGTCAACCTAGGGGATGGCCTCTGCTGCTCGTTTCGCTCTTGGCTTCACGGACGGCGGTGCTTGGACTTCAAGCAATACGATCCCGTCCGAGCCAGCATCGGGAGGTCGCCTACAACAGCAAATCAAGAACATATGTACCACTACCAGCCCCAGAGGTCACAGACCGACAGCGAAGAATCATGGGGGCCTCACTGCTGTCTTCTGTCTTGTACTATCCGACGACGTCGGCGGAAGCAAAGACGGGTGAGATTACCTTGGTTTTGCAGCAGCCGAGCGACAAGGTAGGCTTAGAATTGTACGACGTCACAATCGGTACTCCACCGAAATCGACAGTTGCCATTCGTCGGGTTTTAAGCAACAATCGACTCTTACAAGAGGGCATGGTCCTTGTTGGCTACTCGTCCGCCGCTGAAGTCGTACAGCGGGTTCGTAGTGGACCCTATCCGATTTCCTTGACATTTCGCAATCTTGCAGCCGCAGGTGATGCTATTGCCGACGATGAAAAGCCTTTGTTAACGGCCCAAGATGCATTACAGCTGGCGCGTCGACAATCGGGTGAGATCAACGCGAACGTCATACCGGGTCCAGCATTTGCCGTTACTGTACTCCGACCAGCAGATGGTACTTGTGAGATGCGGTCCCGGCGCAACGACGTTTTGGAAATCAACTACGAAGCTAGGGTGACAAATCCCGACAACGGTGTTGTGTATGACGCATCGGCTAGTCGAGGAACGGGACGACCATATCAAATGGTTTTAGGATCGGGAGACATGTTACCAGGCGTCGATCAAGGTCTGTACGAAATGTGCCCAGGAGAAGTTCGCGAAATTGTCATTCCACCGCAACTGTCATATGGGCCCAGAGGAAACAAACTTTTCCGTATTCCTCCGGACTCAACCTTACTTTGGAAAGTCGAGCTTGTGTCGGTCAATGATGTTAGAAAGGGTGACACTCGAACGCGTAGCGAAATAGAAGGTAGAGAATAGTTGTCATCCGCGATGTTTTGCGACAAAGCGTCGATCCCAGACAggatttcgtcgtcgtcgaactAGAAGAAAAGCGGCCATCAAGAGCAAGGCCATTCCATTTCAACAAGCCTAAAGGACGCTGTATAGTTATTATGAGACGCTTCTATGGAAATGCTATCATTTTCTTGTTCACAGTCCGATAATGTTCACGAATTGCTTTCATATATTTCTCAGCTCTCTCCCCCGGTTTTAATTTTGGCTGTGTTCTTTTGTCTAGCTGTACTGGAAGATGTATCCTTTCGTATGCGTTGCCCGATGCGATCAGTTGATCCTcgatgacagcgacgaaTCCCGATTTCCCGTGTACAAGTTTATGACATCTTCCTGCGAGTTGCGCTTCGGCCATAATGGCTAGCACTTCAAAGGATGGATCTTGTGAAGGAATAAATCCTTCAAAGCCCCCTTCAGGGCCCCTGTTCCGTGGTCTCCGTAGAAAGACCCAATTGTAGTCGTCTTTGAGGAATTCTTCTACTTCGTTAACCGCCGAAACATCGTCAGTTAAGAGAACAACTGTTTCGCCCTTTGAGATATTTCCGACTTGTAAATATTCATCTACGGCTGCATATCTCCGGCCCTTACCGTATGCAATATCGCCACGTCGTACATGGATAGCGGAGCATGGTTCGATTTCGGAGGTACCTACCAAAGCTTCATCTAGGTATTCCTCTAGATTGTGGCGTAACACGTGACGAGGTCGAAAGGCATATTGTCGCAACCACAAAAACTCTTTCTTTTGTCGCTCATGCGTGGGTTTGGCACCTATGTCTGCATCACTTCGACCAATTGCTGCAGGACATTTTCCAATCGGAATAAAAAAGCAATTCATATCGAGACTTTCGCAGTAGGCCCAATGTGATTGGTTTTGGACGGCAAAGTTCCATCTAGCAGCAGCATGATGACGCGTCATTTGAAAAGACTTCCCCTGCCTATAAGCAGAATAGAAGCTTCGGGATATGCTCATGAGGGCTGCTGCATACCCACTCGAAATTTGCGGCTTCTGGACTCCACGTAAGCAAGAATCTTCATCGTTACGGAGCCACTGGAGATTCTGCACTTTTTCCAAGAATTCAATGTGCTCCACATCTTGAATTTTTTCGAAGCAGGTGTGCGTTTTGTT
This window harbors:
- a CDS encoding predicted protein; its protein translation is MPRFSDEWVIDRVLFDYVSGGSCACCGFAHFLPNGTVDLINAMSDLDTDQANAEKAALVHHPWPTDLRDQVWADRVRLRQKLKREMKAYREFWDEHADAFRSWCRTQKLKRMLQLPRSEIMETLRQKYNIHSAYGVVLCATLEQVAHFSLTGYPTDGRGDAESTFEDSLIFNRRGGLTLKDFSSHDEHLCPDVIRVLCDRIGSLGGPKLLERAPASTEKRDGDDEDDADAISNVGSKISFQSDRRIVRLIVARYWADLLQARFLTVNKSEPQSY
- a CDS encoding predicted protein translates to DNGVVYDASASRGTGRPYQMVLGSGDMLPGVDQGLYEMCPGEVREIVIPPQLSYGPRGNKLFRIPPDSTLLWKVELVSVN
- a CDS encoding predicted protein — its product is MCHQNTSMARRVLTTLLVFSGAIHVSSQFNSAVQCPQSPDVTGYVSIEALNNDMEAERDRIQSEGVESALSSYTFTLCPNQVFDAANETLTPVLSGAQFVCGATGSSQDSCSISNGQNQVLIEDSTVAGYPIETVGFAGVTFSQFGTSAIAGGADSTTTVILNDPTFLMSGSSFATLQQNGDQNNPFSLEVTRGAVRNLEVGSPPSGSIFANEGGELAINGLDVVNLDAASIVSSSNGAASIIRSVTVSSSDIETLFSTTNRAQTTAAVIDVQRMGSMSAIFDSMMASVAISGLNVVNNQMPELWTGVASRGLSDVSVTNSTFRDNAGSEHLFLASTGSQINVDSIEVADSLGSLNIVSGVGTMSSVFFVFNESDVGMSRNCIVDSEVDAAVFVSGTSSSTSSLNYINSTQTQVCQAPGERLVLENTGEANCFITALCNTRCGVWADQVSCRADEQVTSAPTPFTTTAPTLVESTVPMEVASDTPSSVPTMSIGPSARPLVSDVPTSSAVTSFPTEIASNTPTIMPTTSSAPTLEGSEPPSQLPTIEVMQSPTSSPTEAPPFDGETSAPTFTPSTESPTFEGETSTPTFTQSTRFPTNSSPPSGVTLQPSSAQSIVASSSAPPSSLGSVSFAPSFRPTEKTSEFPSSKPSCSTAPPILGIGKGKGSSKSSKKSKKSAKGKGKGSGKGKDSSSKQDDPQFDPFCQPSHSPTLSLPPTGKGSSRSSNSGKGGKSGKGSAGNKNGSDSKMKMNRRKLEDNVTVSDSRNDFIEVTEEMEYNGTTELTVKRYLR
- a CDS encoding predicted protein yields the protein MTGHRRKGQIKRSIARRTRRQRRRLFLVALLCLAVSPSLIALNLTARQKNDSSATRASTPGSNYDGTRESSIHGSSISLSSTNNDTWVGTVGHNGMNCKNESNGPCCAQWTFDTDEWWTWHPQYRIGLQNKTHTCFEKIQDVEHIEFLEKVQNLQWLRNDEDSCLRGVQKPQISSGYAAALMSISRSFYSAYRQGKSFQMTRHHAAARWNFAVQNQSHWAYCESLDMNCFFIPIGKCPAAIGRSDADIGAKPTHERQKKEFLWLRQYAFRPRHVLRHNLEEYLDEALVGTSEIEPCSAIHVRRGDIAYGKGRRYAAVDEYLQVGNISKGETVVLLTDDVSAVNEVEEFLKDDYNWVFLRRPRNRGPEGGFEGFIPSQDPSFEVLAIMAEAQLAGRCHKLVHGKSGFVAVIEDQLIASGNAYERIHLPVQLDKRTQPKLKPGERAEKYMKAIREHYRTVNKKMIAFP